The Bacillus marinisedimentorum region TTTTGCTGATCGTGATGATTCTTGCTCCGGTGCTGAAAATCCTCTCCTTGAATCCGGATGATGTGGTTGGCAATATTACAGTTCTATCCTCAATGAACGATGCCGGGATAGAAAATGCAACCGAAAAAAAGAAAAAAGAAATACAAGCCCGCCAGCGTGCATATATTTTAGAACAGATGGCTGTCCATCTCGAAAAAGAAGCGGAAGGGGAGTTGATGGAAAAGTTTGGATTTCAGATTGACCGTATCGATCTGGCCCTTGACGAATCCGCAGCTGACCTGGAGGAATCGGAAAAATGGATCCAGAAAGTGACCGTTCACCTGGCTCCGGCAGATTCCGGCGGGATATCCAAGATGAAGGAAGTTGAAACAGTTTCCATTGACATCGAACATTCAAATAACAGCATAAAGCCGCCTGAAGAAAAGGGAATGGATGAAATCGCTGCCAGTCTGGCCCAAATATGGATCATCCCTGAAGATAAAATCGAGCTTGTCAAAGAAGGGGGGAAGTAAATGGGGGATAATGAGAAAAAGCGGGGGTTCAGCCTGAAAGCATTCTTGCCCGGGCAGGAGGCTGAAGGACACGGCACAAGGCGCTCGCCGATCCGGTATTTGCTAGTGATTGCAGCTGTTGGAGCCGCGCTGATGCTGGCGGGGAATTTTTTATCCGAAAGCGGGGAAAATGCGGCTGACACAGAACCTTTTCCGGTCTTGGGAGCAAAAGAACCTGAAGACAAGCCGGCATTCGGCAATGGGGGCGGCAAGGAACCGGAGTCGATCACTGACTATGAAAACCGCTATGAAAACCAGCTGAAAGAGACGCTCCAGGAAATAACAGGCGTAAGTGATGTCACTGTCCTGGTCAATGTGGATGCGACTGAAGAAAAAATACTTGAAAGAAATCGTGCAACCCAGAGCCAGCATACAGATGAAAGCGACCGTGAAGGCGGTAAGCGGAAAGTGGAGGATCAATCACTTGATGAACAGACCGTCATTATACGTAAAGGCGATGGTGAAGAGCCGATCATCCTAAAGACGATGAAACCTGAAATACGGGGGGTAGTCATCGTGGCAAAGGGAGCAGATAACATAAAAGTGAAAAAGTGGATTGTGGAAGCTGTGACAAGGGCGCTCGATGTGCCGGCTCATAGAGTAAGTGTATTGCCTAAAAAGTAAGGGGGAGAGTGGATGATTTTGAAGAAACAAACGGTATGGTTGCTTACAATGCTAAGCCTGGTAGTTGTTCTGTCGGTTTACTACATCACTTCACCGGAACAGGAAGACCCTTTTGCAATGGATGATGAAAAAGCGGAAGAGCAGGCTGCCAAAGAGGCGGAAGCTGATGCGGGAGCGGTGGATGATGTAACGGTGAAGGAAGCGGACAAAGCTCCAGCGGAAAGCGCGGAAGGCGTAGACATCAGCGGAATTTCAACGGATGAAGCCTTCACGGCATTGCGGCTGGAAATGGAAACTCAGCGTTCTCGAGTGATCGAAGACCTGGAGGCAATTGTAGCTTCGGCCGATCAGCCGGTTGAAAAGAAGAATGAAGCGTATGAAGAGATGCAGGAAATCAGGGCAATGGCTTCAAAAGAAAGCATTCTTGAAACGATGATCCGCACGAAAGGATATGAGGACGCACTAGTAAATGCTGAAGGGGATCAGGTGCGAGTAATCGTCAAAGCAAAAGAGCATTCAAAAACCGCTGCGGTTGATATTATGAAACTGGTGGAAGAAGAATTCGGGGGGAAACTGGTTGCTGTCGAATTTCAGCCTGTAAACTGACAGAAGGTGCCGGCACAATGCCGGCGCTTTTTTTTTCGATATTGGTGGAAATTGTCAACAAGGGAATATTTCGGCGCTGCTGCAAATTTACAGAAAATAGATACGGGCAACTATGTCTCTGTCTTCGCCTAAAGGCTCGCCAATCAGCGGTTTTTGTGTTGCTAGTGGAGCGGATTAGCTGCGGCGTGAAAAACAAGGAGTTTCGGCGTGAAAGTGGGGATGTACGGCGCGAAACAGTCACTCCGGCGTGAAAGTCGAGCTGTTGGGCATGAATCCGGGGATATTGTGCGTGAAACACCTATAGTTCGGCGTGAAAGAAACGGGAATCCGCGTGAAAGTGCACCCGCTAGAGTGCGGCTGTCCGTGTACGGCGTGAAAAGCTGAAGGTATAGCGTGAATGGACAGACATCCGGCGTGAAAAAAACTCCTTTCTGCGGGTATCCCCCGCTTATGCGTACGCCGCTAAGCTGGCGCCTGATCCTTTTCCCAATCTCTGTATATAAGGGCGCCCCATCCAGTTTTCCTAAGGCCGGTTTCCCGGAAAATTTCTGAAGTGCTTTCAAAAAATTCTGTTTTCGTGTAGATTTGTATATAGAAGAACGGGTGAATTGAAAATACATATCACTCTGTCGTAAAATGTAAGATATGCTATTAATACCTGTTAATAATATTTCCTTCATGAGAAAAAGGAGTGGGCAAAGTGATTAAAATCCAGGAAATCAGAGAACTGATTCGGTTAATTGACCAGTCAAGCATTGATGAATTCAAGTATGAAGCAGATGGAGCAAAAATTAAAATGAAAAAGTACAGCGGAGCAGTCCGAACCGTTGTAACGGAAAGCGAATCCAATCCTGCACAAGCACCCGTCGGGGAAGAGCAGGCTCCACCTCAGCCATCTCAGCCTGCAGCAGCACCAGCAGAAGCGCCGGCCAAGGAGGCCAAGCCGGAAAAGCAGCCTGAACCGCAGCCAGCCGATGAAAATTTACATACGATTGAATCCCCGATGGTCGGGACCTTTTATGCTTCTCCGTCCCCTGATGCAGACTCATATGTAAACGTAGGCGATTCCATTGAAGAAGGTTCGGTTGTTTGTATCGTTGAAGCGATGAAACTGTTCAACGAAATTGAAGCGGAAGTAAAAGGCGAAATTGCAGAAATCCTTGTCGAAAATGGCCAGCTTGTTGAATACGGGCAGCCGCTGTTTAAAGTAAAGCCTGAATAGGAGCGTTAACGATATGATACGAAAACTATTGATTGCCAATCGCGGAGAAATTGCTGTTCGGATTATCCGCGCAGCGAAAGAACTGGACATCAAAACAGTAGCCGTGTTTTCTGAAGCGGACAAAGACGCCCTGCATGTCCAAATGGCAGACGAAGCATACTGCATAGGTCCAACCGCTTCCAAGGACAGTTATTTGAATTTCACCAACATCATGAGTGTAGCAACTCTTCGGGATGTCGATGCGATTCATCCAGGCTATGGCTTTCTCGCAGAAAATGCCGATTTTGCTGAAATTTGCCGGGAATGCAATGTCACTTTTGTCGGTCCGAGCCCGGAAGCTATCACAAAAATGGGTACAAAGGATGTAGCCAGGGAAACGATGCGTGATGCGGGCGTTCCTGTCGTTCCTGGCTCTCGCGGAATTGTTGAAACGAACGAAGCAGCGGTTGAACTGGCCGAAGAAATCGGATACCCGGTCATCATCAAAGCGACAGCCGGCGGCGGCGGCAAAGGGATCCGCGTCGCAAGGGATGAAAACGATCTGATCAAAGGGTTGAATATTACGAGACAGGAAGCGGCTACGGCCTTTGGCAATCCGGGTGTTTATATCGAAAAATATATCGAGGATTTCCGGCACGTTGAAATACAGGTGTTGGCGGATAAGCATGGGAATACAATCCATCTCGGAGAAAGGGACTGTACGATTCAGCGCAGGCTCCAAAAGCTGGTGGAAGAGTCCCCGTCGCCAGTCCTTGATGAAGATATGCGCGCCGAGATGGGGGAGGCCGCCGTAAAAGCTGCGGAAGCAGTGGAATATACAGGGGCCGGAACTGTGGAATTCATATATGACCATAACAATAAAAAGTTTTATTTCATGGAAATGAATACCAGGATCCAGGTTGAGCATCCTGTTACTGAACTTGTAACAGGTGTCGATCTCATCAAAGAACAAATTCTTGTGGCTTCCGGAGAAAAATTGCCTTATAAACAGGATGAGATCACATTCACAGGGTGGGCCATCGAGTGCAGGATAAATGCTGAAAATCCGAAAAAGAACTTCATGCCTTCCCCGGGGAAGATCAACATGTATCTTCCGCCTGGCGGTTTTGGCGTCAGGGTTGATTCTGCCGTATATCCAGGCTACATGATTCCTCCGTTTTACGATTCGATGATTGCCAAACTCATCACATACGGCAACACGCGTGATGAAGCAATCAGCCGAATGAAACGGGCACTCAGTGAATACCTTATTGATGGCGTGGATACGACGATTCCGTTCCATCTTCGTCTTCTTAATCACAAAAAATTCAACGAAGGGGACTATAATACCAAGTTCCTTGAGATGTATAATGTGATGGAAGACTAAAAATTAGTGGAGGTGTGCTTCTATGAGCGAACAAAATCTTTTAAACATGAGTAATACACAGGATCTCGGGAAAGTGGAAATCGCTCCTGAGGTTATTGAAGTGATTGCAGGCCTTGCTGCTTCAGAGGTTGAGGGAGTTGCATCCATGCGGGGCAACTTTGCTGCAGATGTCATTGAAAGACTCGGCAAGAAAAGCCACGGCAAAGGTGTCAAAGTGGAGCTCAGCGAAAACGGCATTACAATTGATGTATTTGCTGTTATGAAATTCGATGTAAACATCCCTGAAGTCGCAAGACAAATTCAGGAAAATATCCGCCAGACCCTGCTGAACATGACGGCGCTTGAAGTGGAAGAAATCAACATCCATGTTGTCGGCGTTCAGCTTGAGTCCAAAAAACTTGCAGAAGACGTGACAGAATAAAGGAGGGCTATGCCTTCCTTTTTCTTTTGTTTTTGGCTGCGGCGGGTTTCATAGGTAATGAAAGACTGGCCATTGTGTCTTGCAAAAGGAGAGCTGATTTTCCGCTGGAGATATCCGCTTTCGCACGCAGCACAGATGCAGCATCCGGTCGGATTCACGGTGTCTTCTGTGCTGCGGAGCAGGCGGCGAGCCTTATCACAGCCGTGTCCGCAAGGGCTTTCCTGTAGACGGATGAGAGAATATTCTCCAGGAATTTATAATAACAATAATATTTATAAAACGGCCTGATGATAACTGGAGTTAAAACCGCTGATTTCCGTCCCTTGCAGCCAAACGAGGTCCTGAAGCAAGAGGGGCTTCTGTCTGGAAAGGGCACCTTCCTGCGAAGCCCTTCACATCCATCCACTGCCAAGCTAGGCGCCCTTGGGTTTCTAAATTCAACAATTTCGGACAAACTGTACGCGGAAATCATATTTATGCTATTATCATGTATGATAAGAGTACTATAGCAGGTTATAAAGGAGTCATAACTGATGAAAAGAAGGATAGCGAGAGAAAAAGCAATCCAGGCTTTGTTTCAAGTGGATCGAAGTGATATAGAACCTGAAGAAGCACTGGAACATGTGCTTGAAGAAGAGGAAGAGTCGGATGACTTTCTGGAGAGTCTTGTAAGCGGCACGCTCGAAAACAGGGAAGCCATCGATGAAAGGATAAAAGCGCATCTCCAAAATTGGTCATTGGACCGCATTGGCAATGTGGACCGGACCATTTTACGAATGGGCATATATGAAATGCTCTATATTGATGAGATTCCTATGAATGTCACCATGAATGAAGCCATAGAATTGGCAAAAATTTATGGCGATGACAACTCCAGCCGCTTTATAAATGGTGTATTATCAAAAGTGGCCACCTCGCTCAAGTAGAGTTTTACGGGCGATCTGGCTTATAAATAATCAAACATCTTTCTAAGGGGGAAATCACTATGGCAGCAACAATAATCAGCGGAAAAGACCTTGCAAAAGAAAAAAGGGAAGCGATGAAGAATGAAGTGGGGCGTCTGAAGGAAAAAGGAATCGTTCCTGGCCTGGCAGTTATTCTGGTCGGAAACAATCCGGCTTCTCTTTCCTACGTAAAGGGGAAACAAAAAGCCAGCAAAGAGGCCGGCATCCATTTTGTCCTCATTGAAAAGCCGGAATCCATTACCGAAAAAGAATTGCTTGATGAAATCGACCGCTTCAACAATGATGAGTCTATCCATGGTATTCTTGTGCAGTTGCCGCTTCCTCCGCATATAAATGAAACAGCAGTCATTGAAAAGATTGATCCCGATAAAGACGTAGACGGTTTTCACCCGATCAATATCGGCCGGATGATGACGGGACAGGAAGCATTTATCCCTTGTACGCCAGCCGGCATTGTCGAAATGGTAAAATCTATCGATTATCCTATCGAAGGCAAACATGTCGTGGTCGTAGGCCGAAGCAACATCGTCGGAAAGCCTGTCGGCATGTTATTCCTGAATGAAAATGCAACTGTTACATACTGCCATTCGAGGACAGCTGACATGTCCTCTTTCACACGCAGCGCTGATATCCTTGTCGTCGCAGCTGGAAAAATGCATCTTATACAAGCAGAAGATATAAAAGAAGGCGCCGTTGTCATTGACGTAGGAGTGAATCGCATGGAAAACGGCAAACTGACTGGGGATGTTGATTTTGAACGTGCAAAGGAGTCAGCATCATATATCACACCGGTGCCGGGTGGAGTTGGACCGATGACAATTACGATGCTTTTGCATAACACTATCCAGTCTGCGAGAAGGAGCCATAATTTAAAGGATGACCAGTAATGAGTGAGCAGCGCTTTTTAACCGTTACCGCTTTAACCAGGTATATCAAGCGGAAATTTGAAACAGACAGGCACCTGAAAGACATCTGGTTCAAAGGTGAGATTTCCAATTTCAAGCTCCATAACAGAGGTCATATGTATTTCACCATTAAAGATGAGCAGTCCAGAATTGCGGCTGTCATGTTTGCGGGTCAAAACAGGCAGCTGGCATTCAAGCCGGAAAACGGCATGAAAATATTGGTGCGCGGTCAAATATCAGTATATGAACCGATGGGGTCTTACCAGGTATATGTAAAAGAAATGCAGCCGGATGGCCTGGGGAGCCTGTACCTCGCTTATGAAGAATTGAAAAAGAAACTCGAAGCCGAAGGGCTGTTCAAGCCGGAACGCAAAAAGCCCATTCCGGCTGTGCCTTCATATGTCGGGGTGATCACCTCCCCGACAGGCGCAGCTGTAAGGGATATATTCACAACGATCAAAAGACGGTTTCCTGTTGCAGGAATCGTCTTGTTTCCTGTTCTCGTCCAGGGTAAAGAAGCCGCACCTTCCATTGCCTCAGCCATCAGAAAAGCGAATGAAAATGAGTTTCTCGATGTTCTGATCGTCGGCAGGGGAGGAGGATCAATCGAGGATTTATGGGCGTTCAATGAAGAGGTCGTCGCCCGTGAAATTTCGGCATCCCGGCTTCCGGTCATTTCTGCTGTGGGGCATGAAACGGACTTTACTATCGCCGATTTCACCGCTGATCTCCGGGCTCCGACTCCTACGGCAGCCGCTGAACTCGCCGTACCTCATCTGAATGAACTTGCCGAACGTGTAAAGGAAAGGCAAATGCGGTTGTTCCGTTCGGTCAAGGAGTTGGCCGGAAACCGCCGTGAACAGTTGAACAGGCTGCAAAAGTCCTATGCCTTCAAGTATCCTGGACAAATGCTTATCCAAAAAGAGCAGGAACTTGACAGGATGATGGAGCGGCTGGACCGTTCTTTCAAATATGTGCACGAACGAAAATCAGAGAACTTCAAACAGCTCGATAACCGCCTGGCCCGCCAGCACCCGCGGGAACATGTGCTGGCGGCCAGAGAGAATTACGAAAACACCAGAAAGTCGCTTATGAAAGAGTTCAGAGGAATTTTTGAAGATAAACAAGCTGCATTCCAGCAGGGGATTGCACAGCTGAACGCCTTAAATCCGCTTCGTGTCATGGAACGGGGATTCAGTGTCGTCTACAGGGAAGACAGGCTGGTCAAATCAGTTCAATCAGTTAAGGCTGGCGACTCGATTCAAATCAAGATGCATGATGGTCAGCTGGGCTGCCAGGTATCGGACATAAAGGAGGGTGACGGTGAATGAACGATAAAAAGGAAGAATTGACATTTGAACAGGCTATGGAGCAGCTCGAATCCATCGTTAATAAGCTGGAAGAAGGGGATGTGCCGCTGGAAAAGGCCATTGATTATTTCCAGGAAGGCATGAAACTTTCCAAGGTGTGCAACGATAAATTGCAAAACGTTGAAAACCAAATGGATAAGATTGTAAAAGAGGACGGGGAACTTCATCCGTTTTCTTATCAGGAGGATGCAGCGGACTGATGGAAACCCGGCTGAAGGACTAC contains the following coding sequences:
- the spoIIIAF gene encoding stage III sporulation protein AF yields the protein MAFLTEWISNIILFILLAVIIELLLPNSTFQKYAKMVIGLLLIVMILAPVLKILSLNPDDVVGNITVLSSMNDAGIENATEKKKKEIQARQRAYILEQMAVHLEKEAEGELMEKFGFQIDRIDLALDESAADLEESEKWIQKVTVHLAPADSGGISKMKEVETVSIDIEHSNNSIKPPEEKGMDEIAASLAQIWIIPEDKIELVKEGGK
- the spoIIIAG gene encoding stage III sporulation protein AG, with amino-acid sequence MGDNEKKRGFSLKAFLPGQEAEGHGTRRSPIRYLLVIAAVGAALMLAGNFLSESGENAADTEPFPVLGAKEPEDKPAFGNGGGKEPESITDYENRYENQLKETLQEITGVSDVTVLVNVDATEEKILERNRATQSQHTDESDREGGKRKVEDQSLDEQTVIIRKGDGEEPIILKTMKPEIRGVVIVAKGADNIKVKKWIVEAVTRALDVPAHRVSVLPKK
- a CDS encoding SpoIIIAH-like family protein; this translates as MILKKQTVWLLTMLSLVVVLSVYYITSPEQEDPFAMDDEKAEEQAAKEAEADAGAVDDVTVKEADKAPAESAEGVDISGISTDEAFTALRLEMETQRSRVIEDLEAIVASADQPVEKKNEAYEEMQEIRAMASKESILETMIRTKGYEDALVNAEGDQVRVIVKAKEHSKTAAVDIMKLVEEEFGGKLVAVEFQPVN
- the accB gene encoding acetyl-CoA carboxylase biotin carboxyl carrier protein is translated as MIKIQEIRELIRLIDQSSIDEFKYEADGAKIKMKKYSGAVRTVVTESESNPAQAPVGEEQAPPQPSQPAAAPAEAPAKEAKPEKQPEPQPADENLHTIESPMVGTFYASPSPDADSYVNVGDSIEEGSVVCIVEAMKLFNEIEAEVKGEIAEILVENGQLVEYGQPLFKVKPE
- the accC gene encoding acetyl-CoA carboxylase biotin carboxylase subunit; amino-acid sequence: MIRKLLIANRGEIAVRIIRAAKELDIKTVAVFSEADKDALHVQMADEAYCIGPTASKDSYLNFTNIMSVATLRDVDAIHPGYGFLAENADFAEICRECNVTFVGPSPEAITKMGTKDVARETMRDAGVPVVPGSRGIVETNEAAVELAEEIGYPVIIKATAGGGGKGIRVARDENDLIKGLNITRQEAATAFGNPGVYIEKYIEDFRHVEIQVLADKHGNTIHLGERDCTIQRRLQKLVEESPSPVLDEDMRAEMGEAAVKAAEAVEYTGAGTVEFIYDHNNKKFYFMEMNTRIQVEHPVTELVTGVDLIKEQILVASGEKLPYKQDEITFTGWAIECRINAENPKKNFMPSPGKINMYLPPGGFGVRVDSAVYPGYMIPPFYDSMIAKLITYGNTRDEAISRMKRALSEYLIDGVDTTIPFHLRLLNHKKFNEGDYNTKFLEMYNVMED
- a CDS encoding Asp23/Gls24 family envelope stress response protein, giving the protein MSEQNLLNMSNTQDLGKVEIAPEVIEVIAGLAASEVEGVASMRGNFAADVIERLGKKSHGKGVKVELSENGITIDVFAVMKFDVNIPEVARQIQENIRQTLLNMTALEVEEINIHVVGVQLESKKLAEDVTE
- the nusB gene encoding transcription antitermination factor NusB; protein product: MKRRIAREKAIQALFQVDRSDIEPEEALEHVLEEEEESDDFLESLVSGTLENREAIDERIKAHLQNWSLDRIGNVDRTILRMGIYEMLYIDEIPMNVTMNEAIELAKIYGDDNSSRFINGVLSKVATSLK
- the folD gene encoding bifunctional methylenetetrahydrofolate dehydrogenase/methenyltetrahydrofolate cyclohydrolase FolD — encoded protein: MAATIISGKDLAKEKREAMKNEVGRLKEKGIVPGLAVILVGNNPASLSYVKGKQKASKEAGIHFVLIEKPESITEKELLDEIDRFNNDESIHGILVQLPLPPHINETAVIEKIDPDKDVDGFHPINIGRMMTGQEAFIPCTPAGIVEMVKSIDYPIEGKHVVVVGRSNIVGKPVGMLFLNENATVTYCHSRTADMSSFTRSADILVVAAGKMHLIQAEDIKEGAVVIDVGVNRMENGKLTGDVDFERAKESASYITPVPGGVGPMTITMLLHNTIQSARRSHNLKDDQ
- the xseA gene encoding exodeoxyribonuclease VII large subunit, translated to MSEQRFLTVTALTRYIKRKFETDRHLKDIWFKGEISNFKLHNRGHMYFTIKDEQSRIAAVMFAGQNRQLAFKPENGMKILVRGQISVYEPMGSYQVYVKEMQPDGLGSLYLAYEELKKKLEAEGLFKPERKKPIPAVPSYVGVITSPTGAAVRDIFTTIKRRFPVAGIVLFPVLVQGKEAAPSIASAIRKANENEFLDVLIVGRGGGSIEDLWAFNEEVVAREISASRLPVISAVGHETDFTIADFTADLRAPTPTAAAELAVPHLNELAERVKERQMRLFRSVKELAGNRREQLNRLQKSYAFKYPGQMLIQKEQELDRMMERLDRSFKYVHERKSENFKQLDNRLARQHPREHVLAARENYENTRKSLMKEFRGIFEDKQAAFQQGIAQLNALNPLRVMERGFSVVYREDRLVKSVQSVKAGDSIQIKMHDGQLGCQVSDIKEGDGE
- a CDS encoding exodeoxyribonuclease VII small subunit, encoding MNDKKEELTFEQAMEQLESIVNKLEEGDVPLEKAIDYFQEGMKLSKVCNDKLQNVENQMDKIVKEDGELHPFSYQEDAAD